A window of Exiguobacterium sp. FSL W8-0210 contains these coding sequences:
- a CDS encoding O-antigen ligase family protein: protein MLLAITFCVIPIIGLINFSNIQIFYNMALYFIYILYLYLMTCVVTQENLVSKLITLFFYITLIYLVYLIFSTQISLFNISDIKNAFNLDDRIRQDFGLKHANTAGLIGFVGILLCTYKMYFDNKKNFLVYLLGIVVPIIIILNSGSRTALTGVLIFWMVLIYKHYKKNLRTRFKNVYFILLWISLLFSIFTYLIYSNLNYSIILENSNRYYGWVNTFDYINQFNNIIVGTGFVNISYFYDNINTIIITDNWYIYTYMTLGLLGIIVMVILLISLFIYFIKDFRKNKDKNVIKMNIYVYSIFVSCMYYAIFEITLMVPSEIISLLLWLLIGFYIANSKKGIVS, encoded by the coding sequence ATGTTATTGGCTATAACTTTTTGTGTAATACCTATAATTGGGTTGATAAATTTTTCTAATATCCAAATATTTTATAATATGGCTTTGTATTTTATTTATATATTATATTTGTATTTAATGACATGTGTAGTTACACAAGAAAATTTAGTTAGTAAGCTAATCACACTATTTTTCTATATAACTCTAATTTATTTAGTTTATTTAATTTTTTCAACACAAATTTCTCTATTTAATATTTCAGATATAAAAAATGCTTTTAATTTAGATGATCGAATAAGACAAGATTTTGGATTAAAGCACGCAAACACTGCTGGACTCATAGGATTCGTAGGAATATTGCTTTGTACTTATAAAATGTATTTTGATAATAAAAAAAATTTTTTAGTATATTTATTAGGCATTGTAGTTCCAATAATTATTATTTTGAATTCTGGTAGTAGAACCGCGTTAACTGGAGTATTAATTTTTTGGATGGTACTGATATACAAGCATTATAAAAAAAATTTAAGAACACGCTTTAAAAACGTTTATTTTATTCTTTTATGGATTAGTTTACTTTTTTCTATATTTACTTATTTGATTTATAGTAATTTAAACTATTCAATTATTTTAGAAAATAGTAATAGATACTATGGATGGGTAAATACATTTGATTATATAAATCAATTCAACAATATTATAGTAGGAACTGGTTTTGTAAATATTAGCTATTTTTATGATAATATCAATACAATTATAATAACTGACAATTGGTATATATATACATATATGACTTTGGGGTTATTAGGGATAATTGTAATGGTTATATTATTAATATCACTTTTTATATACTTTATTAAAGACTTTCGAAAAAACAAAGATAAAAATGTTATTAAAATGAATATATATGTATATTCTATATTTGTTAGTTGTATGTACTATGCTATTTTCGAGATAACTTTAATGGTACCTAGTGAAATAATTAGCCTGTTACTTTGGTTATTAATAGGTTTTTATATAGCAAATTCAAAAAAGGGGATAGTTTCTTGA
- a CDS encoding sugar transferase: protein MQYSEVPDTFVVTPVSLDESKYYLVLKRVFDIICSFLGILVLSPLLIILAIIIKMEDRKASIFFAQDRVGLNGKRFRMYKFRSMVSDAEERLNNLLEHNEIAGAMFKMSNDPRVTKVGRFIRKTSLDELPQLWNVLLGDMSLVGPRPPLPREVAEYTSYDLQRLSVTPGCTGLWQVSGRSNIGFKEMVDLDILYIKSRTFMMDLKIIIKTVGVMIGSKDAY, encoded by the coding sequence ATTCAATACAGTGAAGTTCCAGATACGTTTGTCGTCACACCTGTTTCACTTGACGAATCTAAATACTATTTAGTATTGAAGCGTGTATTTGATATTATCTGCTCATTTTTAGGAATACTCGTTTTATCACCGTTACTCATCATTCTTGCAATCATCATTAAAATGGAAGATCGTAAAGCCTCGATCTTCTTTGCACAAGATCGAGTAGGATTGAATGGAAAGAGATTTCGGATGTATAAATTCCGATCGATGGTATCTGATGCGGAAGAACGATTAAATAATCTGTTAGAGCATAATGAGATTGCAGGAGCGATGTTTAAAATGTCGAACGATCCACGTGTAACGAAAGTGGGTCGTTTTATCCGGAAAACAAGTCTTGATGAACTTCCTCAACTATGGAATGTATTGTTAGGTGATATGTCGTTAGTAGGTCCAAGACCACCTTTACCAAGGGAGGTCGCCGAGTATACTTCATATGATTTACAGCGATTAAGCGTGACTCCAGGATGTACTGGATTGTGGCAAGTAAGTGGTAGAAGTAATATTGGATTCAAAGAGATGGTAGATTTGGACATTTTATATATTAAGTCACGCACATTTATGATGGATCTTAAAATCATCATTAAAACAGTCGGTGTGATGATTGGTTCAAAAGACGCCTATTAA
- the fcl gene encoding GDP-L-fucose synthase: MNKNSKIYIAGHRGLVGSAIHRKLMKDGYTNLVVRASKELDLRDKGQVDSFFKEEKPEFVFVAAAKVGGIVANNEFPADFIRDNLMIQTNVIDASYRNQVEKLLFLGSTCIYPKLAPQPLKEEYLLTGPLEPTNDAYALAKIAGIKMCQSYNKQYGTNYISAMPTNLYGENDNFDLQSSHVMPALIRKFHEAKLSNQSSVEVWGTGTPKREFLYSDDLADACVYLMNHYNEDDIINIGVGEDVSIKELAETVQRVVGFEGELKFDTTKPDGTPRKLVDTTKINQLGWTAKVELEDGICKAYDWFLNNTDKLEKV, from the coding sequence ATGAATAAAAATTCGAAAATTTACATTGCAGGACATCGTGGTTTAGTTGGTTCTGCTATTCATCGGAAATTGATGAAAGATGGTTATACGAACTTAGTCGTACGGGCGAGCAAAGAGCTTGATTTACGCGATAAAGGACAAGTGGACAGTTTCTTTAAAGAAGAAAAGCCGGAATTTGTCTTCGTTGCAGCGGCTAAAGTAGGGGGGATCGTTGCCAATAATGAATTCCCTGCGGACTTCATCCGCGACAATTTAATGATTCAAACGAACGTGATTGATGCTTCGTATCGAAATCAGGTTGAAAAATTATTGTTCCTCGGCAGTACTTGTATATATCCTAAATTAGCACCGCAACCATTAAAAGAAGAGTATTTATTAACTGGTCCACTTGAACCGACAAATGATGCTTACGCATTAGCGAAGATTGCTGGAATCAAAATGTGTCAATCCTACAATAAACAATATGGAACAAATTACATTTCAGCGATGCCAACAAACTTGTACGGTGAAAATGATAATTTCGATCTTCAATCTTCTCACGTCATGCCAGCTTTGATTCGGAAGTTCCATGAAGCGAAATTATCGAACCAATCGTCAGTTGAAGTATGGGGAACGGGTACACCGAAGCGTGAGTTTCTCTATTCAGATGATTTAGCAGATGCCTGTGTGTACTTAATGAATCATTACAATGAAGATGACATCATTAACATTGGAGTGGGAGAAGACGTATCAATTAAAGAACTCGCTGAAACGGTGCAACGTGTGGTTGGCTTCGAAGGTGAATTGAAATTTGATACGACAAAGCCAGATGGAACACCTCGCAAACTAGTTGATACGACGAAAATCAATCAACTGGGCTGGACAGCTAAGGTAGAGTTAGAAGACGGAATTTGTAAAGCATATGATTGGTTCTTAAATAATACAGATAAATTAGAAAAAGTTTAA
- the gmd gene encoding GDP-mannose 4,6-dehydratase, whose product MKKALITGVTGQDGSYLAEFLLGMDYEVHGVIRRSSSYNQERLEDVMNENEAESMYNNENFHLHYGDITDTSNVIRLISEIKPDEIYNLAAQSHVRVSFDVPEYTADVDAVGTLRILEAVKILGLTETTRIYQASTSELYGKVQEVPQSETTPFYPRSPYGVAKMYGFWITKNYRESYNMFAVNGILFNHESERRGETFVTRKITLAAARIAQGKQKELKLGNLDSLRDWGYAKDYVECMWLMLQHDKPEDFVIATGEMHSVREFVELAFKYAGIEVEWSGTGVEEKGYNRATKELIVSVDPKFFRPAEVEQLLGTPEKAKNILGWNPSKTSFEELIKIMVQHDLNKVEKEFEKTKMFD is encoded by the coding sequence ATGAAAAAAGCATTAATCACAGGTGTTACAGGTCAAGATGGATCGTACTTAGCAGAATTTTTACTCGGAATGGACTATGAAGTGCACGGTGTCATTCGTCGTAGCTCGTCTTATAACCAGGAGCGACTAGAAGACGTTATGAACGAGAATGAAGCGGAGTCAATGTACAATAATGAAAACTTCCACCTTCATTATGGAGATATTACAGATACATCAAACGTCATTCGATTGATCAGCGAAATCAAACCAGATGAAATTTACAACCTAGCAGCACAATCGCATGTCCGCGTATCATTTGACGTACCAGAATACACAGCTGACGTCGATGCTGTCGGGACGTTACGGATCCTAGAAGCAGTTAAAATTCTTGGTCTCACTGAAACGACACGAATTTATCAAGCATCAACTTCAGAGCTTTACGGAAAAGTGCAAGAAGTTCCACAATCGGAGACAACACCATTCTATCCACGTTCACCATACGGTGTTGCAAAGATGTATGGTTTCTGGATCACGAAGAACTACCGTGAATCCTACAACATGTTTGCTGTAAACGGAATTCTTTTTAACCATGAATCAGAACGTCGGGGTGAAACATTTGTAACTCGTAAAATCACATTAGCAGCAGCACGTATTGCACAAGGCAAACAGAAGGAATTAAAACTAGGTAACCTCGATTCTTTACGCGACTGGGGATACGCGAAAGACTATGTTGAATGTATGTGGTTAATGTTACAACATGATAAGCCAGAAGACTTCGTCATTGCAACGGGTGAAATGCATTCAGTTCGTGAATTTGTTGAACTTGCATTCAAATATGCAGGTATTGAAGTAGAATGGTCCGGTACAGGAGTGGAAGAGAAAGGTTATAACAGAGCAACAAAAGAATTAATTGTTTCAGTAGATCCGAAATTTTTCCGTCCAGCAGAAGTGGAACAATTACTCGGTACACCAGAAAAAGCTAAAAATATTTTAGGATGGAATCCATCTAAAACATCATTTGAGGAACTCATAAAAATTATGGTTCAACATGATTTAAATAAAGTAGAGAAAGAATTTGAAAAAACAAAGATGTTTGATTAA